A window of the Mus pahari chromosome 1, PAHARI_EIJ_v1.1, whole genome shotgun sequence genome harbors these coding sequences:
- the Lrfn1 gene encoding leucine-rich repeat and fibronectin type III domain-containing protein 1 gives MAPGPFSSGLFSPPPAALPFLLLLWAGASRGQPCPGRCICQNVAPTLTMLCAKTGLLFVPPAIDRRVVELRLTDNFIAAVRRRDFANMTSLVHLTLSRNTIGQVAAGAFADLRALRALHLDSNRLAEVRGDQLRGLGNLRHLILGNNQIRKVESAAFDAFLSTVEDLDLSYNNLEALPWEAVGQMVNLNTLTLDHNLIDHIAEGTFVQLHKLVRLDMTSNRLHKLPPDGLFLRSQGGGPKPPTPLTVSFGGNPLHCNCELLWLRRLTREDDLETCATPEHLTDRYFWSIPEEEFLCEPPLITRQAGGRALVVEGQAVSLRCRAVGDPEPVVHWVAPDGRLLGNSSRTRVRGDGTLDVTITTLRDSGTFTCIASNAAGEATAPVEVCVVPLPLMAPPPAAPPPLTEPGSSDIATPGRPGANDSATERRLVAAELTSSSVLIRWPAQRPVPGIRMYQVQYNSSADDSLVYRMIPSTSQTFLVNDLAAGRAYDLCVLAVYDDGATALPATRVVGCVQFTTAGDPAPCRPLRAHFLGGTMIIAIGGVIVASVLVFIVLLMIRYKVYGDGDSRRIKGTSRTPPRVSHVCSQTNGAGTQQASAPPPPDRYEALREVAVPAAIEAKAMEAEATSTELEVVLGRSLGGSATSLCLLPSEETSGEESRAMTGPRRSRSGALGPPTSAPPTLALVPGGAPARPRPQQRYSFDGDYGALFQSHSYPRRARRTKRHRSTPHLDGAGGGAAGEDGDLGLGSARARLAFTSTEWMLESTV, from the exons CCTGCCCCGGTCGCTGCATCTGTCAGAACGTGGCACCTACACTGACCATGCTGTGTGCGAAGACGGGCCTGCTCTTCGTGCCACCCGCCATCGACAGGCGTGTGGTAGAGCTGCGGCTCACTGACAACTTCATTGCGGCTGTGCGTCGTCGAGACTTCGCCAATATGACCAGCCTGGTCCACctcaccctgtctcgaaacaccatTGGCCAGGTAGCAGCCGGTGCCTTTGCTGACCTCCGGGCTCTCCGGGCCCTGCACCTTGACAGCAACCGCCTGGCAGAGGTGCGAGGGGATCAGCTCCGGGGCTTGGGTAACCTCCGCCACTTGATCCTCGGCAACAATCAGATCCGTAAGGTGGAGTCGGCAGCCTTTGACGCCTTCCTGTCCACCGTGGAGGACCTGGATCTGTCCTACAACAACCTGGAGGCACTGCCATGGGAGGCAGTGGGTCAGATGGTGAACTTGAACACCCTCACGCTGGACCACAACCTCATCGATCACATTGCGGAGGGCACCTTCGTGCAGCTGCACAAACTCGTGCGCTTGGACATGACCTCCAACCGTCTACATAAATTGCCCCCCGACGGACTGTTCCTGAGGTCCCAGGGCGGTGGGCCCAAGCCACCCACTCCACTGACGGTCAGCTTCGGTGGCAACCCGCTGCACTGCAACTGTGAGCTGCTCTGGCTTCGGCGCCTGACTAGGGAGGACGACTTGGAGACGTGTGCCACGCCCGAGCATCTCACTGACCGCTATTTCTGGTCCATCCCAGAGGAGGAATTTCTATGTGAGCCCCCTCTCATCACGCGGCAAGCAGGGGGCCGGGCCCTGGTGGTGGAGGGCCAGGCTGTCAGTCTGCGCTGCCGGGCTGTGGGTGACCCTGAGCCTGTGGTGCATTGGGTGGCACCTGATGGGCGGCTGCTGGGGAACTCCAGCCGGACTCGGGTCCGTGGTGACGGAACGCTGGATGTGACTATCACCACCCTGAGGGACAGCGGTACCTTCACTTGCATAGCTTCCAATGCTGCGGGGGAAGCCACGGCACCTGTGGAGGTATGTGTGGTACCTCTGCCACTGATGGCGCCCCCACCGGCTGCCCCACCGCCTCTCACGGAACCTGGTTCTTCTGATATCGCCACACCAGGCAGACCTGGGGCCAATGACTCAGCCACTGAGCGCCGGCTTGTGGCTGCTGAACTCACGTCCAGCTCTGTGCTCATCCGCTGGCCGGCCCagaggccagtgcctggcatccGCATGTACCAGGTGCAATACAACAGCTCTGCGGATGACTCCCTAGTCTACAG GATGATCCCTTCTACCAGCCAGACCTTCCTGGTGAATGACCTGGCGGCTGGTCGCGCCtatgatttgtgtgtgttggCAGTCTACGACGACGGGGCCACCGCTCTGCCGGCTACCAGAGTGGTGGGCTGTGTGCAATTCACCACCGCGGGAGATCCTGCACCATGCCGCCCACTGAGAGCCCACTTCTTGGGCGGCACCATGATCATCGCCATCGGGGGCGTCATCGTAGCCTCTGTTCTCGTTTTCATTGTGCTGCTCATGATTCGCTACAAGGTGTACGGCGATGGGGACAGCCGCCGCATCAAGGGGACGTCTAGGACGCCCCCTCGGGTCAGCCACGTGTGCTCTCAGACCAACGGCGCAGGTACGCAGCAGGCCTCCGCCCCACCGCCTCCAGACCGCTATGAGGCGCTGCGGGAGGTGGCCGTCCCTGCAGCCATCGAGGCAAAGGCCATGGAGGCCGAGGCGACTTCCACTGAGCTAGAGGTGGTGCTTGGACGCTCTCTGGGTGGCTCCGCCACCTCGCTGTGCTTGCTGCCCTCCGAGGAAACTTCTGGGGAGGAATCTAGGGCCATGACCGGCCCTCGAAGGAGCCGTTCGGGGGCCTTGGGGCCTCCAACTTCAGCGCCCCCAACGCTAGCTCTGGTTCCTGGGGGAGCCCCGGCCCGACCGAGGCCACAACAACGCTATTCCTTCGACGGGGACTACGGGGCGCTGTTCCAGAGTCACAGTTACCCGCGCCGCGCCCGGCGGACAAAGCGCCACCGGTCCACGCCGCACCTGGACGGGGCCGGAGGGGGCGCGGCCGGGGAGGACGGAGACCTGGGGCTGGGCTCCGCCCGGGCACGCCTGGCCTTCACCAGCACCGAATGGATGCTGGAGAGTACCGTGTGA